A region of Streptomyces sp. NBC_01267 DNA encodes the following proteins:
- a CDS encoding ferredoxin, producing MTWRIEVDRHVCIGSGICAGTAPGLFRLEGERSQALREEISPQEVALDAADSCPALAITVTEGSEVVGPRP from the coding sequence ATGACGTGGCGCATCGAGGTCGACCGGCATGTGTGCATCGGCTCGGGGATCTGCGCGGGCACCGCTCCCGGGCTGTTCCGGCTGGAGGGCGAGCGCTCCCAGGCGCTCCGGGAGGAGATCTCTCCGCAGGAGGTCGCCCTGGACGCGGCGGATTCCTGTCCGGCGCTGGCCATCACCGTCACCGAGGGTTCGGAGGTGGTCGGCCCCCGTCCGTAG